In the genome of Allorhizobium ampelinum S4, one region contains:
- a CDS encoding amino acid ABC transporter permease: MEILTNPQYLGEIALGLKMTVILAVASWLIAIGSGILLAIIRVSAPRSIDAAAAAWIEYQRNVPVIVHIFAWYFGVSTIFPLPAQDWFNANNGDVIFAAVAIGLYYGAYICEDIRSGYRSISRGQYEAARSIGLNFRQSLHHVMMPQAVRASLPALISRAILLLKSTSLAMVIGVMELTYQTKEIQNETFLTFQAFSIATIIYLVLSMAVILLGKVTEHYMEVGTA; encoded by the coding sequence ATGGAGATTCTCACCAATCCCCAGTATCTTGGGGAGATCGCGCTTGGCCTAAAAATGACAGTCATACTCGCCGTCGCGAGCTGGCTGATCGCCATTGGGTCCGGGATACTGCTTGCGATCATTCGCGTTTCTGCGCCTCGATCGATCGACGCCGCCGCCGCCGCCTGGATCGAATATCAGCGCAATGTCCCGGTCATCGTGCACATCTTCGCGTGGTACTTCGGTGTTAGCACCATTTTCCCTCTGCCGGCACAGGACTGGTTCAATGCAAACAATGGTGACGTGATCTTCGCCGCCGTAGCAATTGGCCTCTACTACGGAGCCTATATCTGCGAAGATATCCGTAGTGGCTACCGCTCGATTTCTCGCGGCCAGTATGAGGCCGCGAGATCCATCGGCCTGAACTTCCGGCAGTCCTTGCATCACGTGATGATGCCACAGGCAGTGAGGGCTTCCCTGCCAGCACTGATCAGCCGTGCGATCCTGCTCCTGAAATCGACCAGCCTTGCGATGGTGATCGGTGTCATGGAACTTACCTACCAGACAAAGGAAATCCAGAACGAGACGTTCTTAACTTTCCAGGCGTTTTCGATCGCGACTATTATCTACCTAGTCCTCTCGAT
- a CDS encoding ABC transporter substrate-binding protein, which produces MKILTLATTSALALIVGFGPALADRLDDIKTKGLLVCGTVPNYEPFSFPDPSTRQLVGYDVDFCEAIAGKLGVKFEMKTMSNDARIPELTEGRVDILTADLGYTLTRAEQINYSYGYFMVPHRVAVRADRGFADLKSLAGKRIAVIKGSTSEGFVRKSVENVNVVTFDDAPTGFLALVQGKVDGFSASFLVNARLISKAGDAAPLKLVDQAVGTETWGIGVRKGEDRLLGAVDKALVDLDNSGEAENIHDKWLGEGTIYKQKKSFKIEKIAN; this is translated from the coding sequence ATGAAAATCCTAACATTAGCTACCACATCAGCACTCGCGCTCATTGTGGGCTTTGGCCCCGCCCTAGCTGACCGCCTCGACGACATAAAAACCAAGGGACTTTTGGTTTGCGGGACGGTCCCGAATTATGAGCCGTTCTCGTTTCCCGATCCGAGCACCCGTCAGCTGGTTGGCTATGATGTCGATTTCTGTGAAGCGATTGCCGGAAAGCTTGGCGTCAAATTCGAGATGAAGACGATGTCGAATGACGCACGTATCCCCGAGCTGACGGAAGGGCGCGTTGATATTCTCACGGCCGACTTGGGCTACACTCTAACCCGTGCCGAACAGATCAATTACTCCTACGGCTATTTCATGGTACCGCATCGGGTGGCAGTTCGGGCCGATCGCGGCTTTGCTGATCTCAAGTCTCTCGCGGGCAAGCGCATTGCCGTCATCAAGGGATCAACATCTGAAGGTTTCGTGCGCAAATCCGTCGAAAACGTCAATGTGGTGACCTTTGACGATGCGCCGACCGGATTCCTTGCTCTCGTTCAGGGTAAGGTGGATGGCTTTAGCGCCTCATTCCTGGTGAACGCTCGACTTATCTCTAAGGCAGGCGATGCGGCTCCACTCAAGTTGGTTGATCAGGCGGTAGGTACCGAGACCTGGGGCATCGGCGTGCGGAAGGGCGAGGATCGCCTGCTCGGGGCCGTCGACAAAGCCCTAGTCGATCTGGATAATTCCGGCGAGGCCGAGAACATCCACGACAAATGGCTCGGCGAGGGAACGATCTACAAGCAGAAGAAGAGCTTTAAGATCGAGAAGATCGCGAACTAA